The following DNA comes from Phoenix dactylifera cultivar Barhee BC4 unplaced genomic scaffold, palm_55x_up_171113_PBpolish2nd_filt_p 000182F, whole genome shotgun sequence.
AAAGCTCAAATAAAAACTTGAAATATGAAGTTATGGCCCTCAAATACTGTGGTTATAATTAGatccaacaatcaaaaattttaatataactAAAATCGTAAAACTAAATACCAACTAGTAGCAATGATAAATCAAATGCTTATACTACAAAAATTTTCCATCAAGATCCTCGACTTTCGTAGACTTTAACTCCACTGCTTAATCATTAAGAAAAGATGGCAAAGGGCATAACATCTAAGCTTTAAGAAAAGATGGCAAAGAACAACTAGTACATAAGCTTTATGAAGATGGCAAAGATCAATTACGACCAATAGACCCTAACTATAACCATCTCAACCATTGATCCCAAATTCTAATTCTTAAAATCAACCATTGGATGAAGCAAGATAATGATCCATCTTATGATAGAAGAACAGATTATTCCACTACAAACTCAAAATCTTTATAGGATTTTAGTTTCTTGTTTAACAACAAAACCTATGAAGGTTGTTGTTCAAGAATCTTCTAGCCCTTCATTATGGTATTATTATAAGCATAAATCCACCTTTAACTTTTGAATATTCATGAATCTTCTATGTAACAGCCCATGACCTCACCAAAAGGGCTAGcctgaagttattatttgggtatGTCTGTCCTATATAAATAGTGAAAAAAAACAGCATAACCTACATTTTATAGGGATAATATTTCCTTATATAAATTAATATAGCATTTGATAACTACATGCATATGATCAAATAGCCACGTAACCTCAAAACAATGAGAATAAAAATGTCCAAATTCAATATATCTTTAAGTtctaaaaaatgaaagaaaatatttgaaTAGCAATGAAAAGGGTTCAAAATTGCTACTTACAACATATTTCCAAATATTTCAACTTCAAGACATAAATAATGCATATATCATATATGCATGTGTATTCACAATACAAAAATATCAAATACCTATGAACTGCATTTATTTTTCAATATTAACTTCAACCTAACACTATCAATACTATGAGCCTAAAGAAGTTGCATCGCACAAAATACTGTAATATAGTTTACTTCTTACTTATTTTCATTCCTTTAtttcaattttcaattttttttgcacTTTCTTTTCCTTTGTCTAAAACTTAGAAACTTGGATTGCCAAAATCCACAAACCCgacaaaactaaaactaaaactaaaatggAAAACAATTTTCCAAACCATGACTTGTACTAATGTTGCCTCCATATATCGAATATAGCGTAACTGTAATTTCTCCAGCACCTCTTTGTGAATTTCATAAATAGGGTAGACACAATCATTAGCATCAACACGGTACATTCCGACATATGGCATAACCAAGAAGTCCCAGATAAAAGGTATGGAATAGCCCTAAAGTTCTTTAATGCTGGTTTTCCTCTTTGAGCCTGTTTGGATGCGGTCAGTGACCATGCTTTTTTATGGGATTGGCACAATTCCAAGGAAATTCTAACCATCATGGAAACAGAAACCTCAAATCTGTTTGGATAAAATTTTAAGAATTTGAAATACCAAAGAAAATAAGAGACATTGATCCTGTTCATCTATAATGGTTGCGTAAAAATAATTCCACCTCAAAATGTAACAATGCCTTCTTCCCCTCAAATCTCTCTCAACCATATCTGATCAAGCTCCTTTCTCTTAAAGCTCTCCCATGCAGATCAACACAGCCCCAAATCCTTTCCTTCCTTGACATAGATGACACTCCTCCAGCCTCTTCTGCAAAACAATAGAACCAACCTACACTTTTCTTTCCATTGTTCTCTTTTTCTCATATTCCACTGCTCGGGAAGCAGGGAATATCTACTGATATTATCAGATTATTTTCTTAATAATATTCAAATGACTTGTAGGAAAAACTAAGAGTTTGGTTGTTGGTGATGTGAATGTGATAAATCTGAACTAGCTAAGAGGTGTATATAAGTTGAGAATGCTATTTTTTGAGCAAAAGAATACTAGTATTTTTTGAGCAAAAGTATACTAactgataatatatatatatatatatatatgcaatgtacagaatcaaaataataattatattcaATTAGGTGAAACTATTGATACATCTTTCCATAACAAGTGCATTATGCATACATTATGTATAAACTAATTTGGGTTGTAACTATTTTTCTAGAGTATTTTCCTATGATCAGCCAAACAACAAATAACAGCAAACACCAATGGTAATCTTTTTCTTGATTTCCTCCCATAGCATCATTATATTCCTACATTTTCTCTATCCTAGGTAATTCTAATACAAACATCAAAACAGGCCCCTAATGTGTTTAATGACCAGCTTATGCAAGGTCAAATCACACCATGCTGGTTACTTTCTTGCTAAGAACTTAGAATATAACTCAAGGTGTAATTAGCACCTCAAACCAACATCTATCTGGGGATTATGGGCACTAGCGATGTAGTACTGAACTTAGAATGTGAAGTGCAAATAGAAAGTCAACGTCCCTATTATAAGATAATGACCTAGGAATAACATACAAATGTATTGCTTCCATCAAGAGCAAATTAGTAACATGTAATGTACCGGAGAAAGGAAAAGTATTGGATAAGTGCCTAGTGCGTGCCACCCGGCTGAATGGTTGTCGAAAAAGAAATCATTGATAGGAAGGAAAGAGAACTAATAGGTCTAGTTGtatagaagagagaaaaagtaagagaaggaaaaagagtatggacaagaaagaaaaaggaaaaggtttCTCCTGCATTGCTGGTGTGTTGTCTAAAGTgttctttttcccctttttctttccttcccggTGGAAGGAGGGGCAAACATTTATAGTAAGAGATTAGCAGGACAAGCTATCATGGAAAACCCTAATATTTGTGTTGATCAAATATAAGGATGATTAAATGACTTTGCTGCCACCATATAGGATTCTCTAATGTGGCCTCACAACCATGATCTAGTTTCAGCAAAGCATCCCTCTCGACGATCCTCTTATTTGAGTTATGGAGACCTTACTCAAGTATTTTGACCAAGGATGGACTGCCTTGGAACTGCTAAACTTCCGGTTACAGAATGACTTCACTAGCTTGCAAAGACCACTCATCAGAAGGCGAACTTGCCTCCATACTAGATACAAATATAACAAGGcccaaatacaaaataaatgacCCAGAATGAACTTAAAAGAAGAGAATGATCCAGTAAACTAATCTTTCATCCTTtaaattcttgatattatatggaCAGAAAAAGCATTTAACAACTGCCTAGCTGTTTCGATAACCCTAGTATCCAAAAATGAGAACCAGAACACCCTACATAAGaccatataaaaataaataaataaataaaacatggCAGAGTGGAGGATTACCTAAACATATATGTCCATTGCTATAAACATGAGGGTGCAGAGGGGCGGGATGGAGAAAGATGACCTGATTATCACacccatatgtatatataaatatatattacaaaACGGCATTCCTATAGAATCAAAGGCCAAAGAAAGTAGAAAATGGGATCGAATCCAATCACCTGCGGAGCTTCCATGGGGTAATGCTCGGGGAAATCGACCTGAAGCTGGTAGGTCTCGTTGGCATAAAGCGTCCCGGAGGCGCCGACCACTTCGATGATCCACCTTGCGatcgaaaagaaaagaaaagggtttCAAGCCAAATTGATTAGAAGAAAGCagaaaggagggagggaggaggagatggagcCCTAGGCGGTGAACACCTTTGGAGGTTGTCGGTGGCCTTTTGCTTGAAGCCAGCCGGCGGATTGGCCTGCCATTCCTTCAGCTCCTTCTGGAGGCGATTGCTGGCGATCTTGCTCAGAACCTGGAAAGCGATAAAAAGAAGAACGATAAAAGAGAGAAGATTGGAagagagcgagcgagagagagagagagagagagagagagagagagagagaaaccttCTTGGAAGGAGCGGAGGAGCTGGTCATGCTTCGGGTGAGAGCGGCGGCGGAGAgcaagagagaggggggaagggaggagagacCGTCGCTTGTCACGGACTTCGAGTAAGGTGgtctttattctttttttcgCCGACGGATGGAATGCCCTCATTTATAATGTAGAAAATCGGTGAGTTAGACGCGACAACTCATTGTACGAAAAAATACAGTCAGTTGATACTTTATAGTAGTAACGGGTCCCACTCATGgtagaagactagtgggagatGATTCGTTGTTAGATCTATTTGTGAAAGTTAGAGTCGCACTCTATGTAGTATAGTGTATTTTTAAATGTTCCCACTTGGTCCTCGTGTGGGGTCTTGATTTGGCAACCGGCCGGCGGGCGGACACGGTTTGCGGTTTTGTGTGAACAAGTATTTGGCACGTGTAGTATAGGTATCATGAAGATAGATGTCAAACgactaaataaaaataattaaattgatgCTCTCACggatatggatttttttttttaatttagagACCAGCTCCTAGAACAGAGAAAGGACTGGCTGAAAATTTCAATAAATTTCTTGATAGCGAACTCTTCTAATATCCTTACTTTAACTCCTCCTAGCCTACAATTAgttgataaaaaataaataattattaagTTCCTTAATAGTTGGCTTTATCTAAAAATCTTTACTTatctttctgattttattgggtgtgaaACTAAAACCTTTACTTGTCTCTTCCTAGCCTAAGATTAgttgataaaaagaaaaatgaaactaaaaCCCTCCTTATTTATTATGTCTAGTCTCAAATCTTTCTCATCTATTAGTTTCTATCTTTGAttcgaaaaaaaaatagtgaaatTTCTTAACAGTTGGTCTTTCTAAAATCCAAAGCAAATATGCTGTTAAGAAACTTTATAGCATGTCTGTAAGAATCTTAACAATCTGATATCACTTTGAACTTAAACATCtagactcatttcaaattcaaattatatTAACATACAAATGTCATGCTAATATTAATACATTTGTACATTCATTAATAATTCTATATTTATCTATATAATGagtaaaagaatttttattgtAATTGCCAATAATATTGCGAATAGGAAATCATATTACTTTTATTGTATGAAGCTATGTTGGAGAAAGGTCAAAAGTAAATGGATAAAGATTTGCAATCTCAACTACATCACTCACATGCATTGGTTCTTCAATATTTGGATATACTGTTTCCATTTATATCCAATATTATGACAAAGCTTACTATATGACGAATAGCAACTCCTAAGAATATATACCAATAAGAAGTATATGATTTGTTGATATATGTAAGCTCTCTAAATCTTTTGAAATGTGAGTGTTACTATGGATAATATGTTATCTAGCCATAACATAATTAATTTTGAAGTCAATAGAAAGCAATACATTCAGCGGTTCACTCTTCCTAAAATCCTTACTGAAACTGTTTATAGCCTATGATTAgttgataaaaagaaaaaaagcataGTCATATCAAGTTCCT
Coding sequences within:
- the LOC103723967 gene encoding probable ubiquitin-conjugating enzyme E2 16 isoform X1; the encoded protein is MTSSSAPSKKVLSKIASNRLQKELKEWQANPPAGFKQKATDNLQRWIIEVVGASGTLYANETYQLQVDFPEHYPMEAPQVIFLHPAPLHPHVYSNGHICLDILYDSWSPAMTVSSVCISILSMLSSSTVKQRPDDNDRYVKNCKNGRSPKETRWWFHDDKV
- the LOC103723967 gene encoding probable ubiquitin-conjugating enzyme E2 16 isoform X2; its protein translation is MTSSSAPSKKVLSKIASNRLQKELKEWQANPPAGFKQKATDNLQRWIIEVVGASGTLYANETYQLQVDFPEHYPMEAPQVIFLHPAPLHPHVYSNGHICLDILYDSWSPAMTQRPDDNDRYVKNCKNGRSPKETRWWFHDDKV